From Lepisosteus oculatus isolate fLepOcu1 chromosome 8, fLepOcu1.hap2, whole genome shotgun sequence, one genomic window encodes:
- the gskip gene encoding GSK3-beta interaction protein isoform X2: MDRPRQRMEVDCNPGSQSREAFEDTGELADVKDMRQEAEAVVNDVLFAVSAMSVSQVLQNAVDVAYINVQTREGNRYCLELTEAGLRVVGYAFDHVDESVTTQYHETVYSLLDSLSPAYREAFGNALLQRLERLKQNGQ, encoded by the exons ATGGACCGTCCTCGGCAG AGGATGGAAGTAGACTGTAACCCGGGCAGCCAGAGTAGAGAGGCATTTGAAGACACCGGGGAGCTCGCAGACGTGAAGGACATGAGACAGGAAGCCGAAGCCGTGGTCAACGACGTTCTCTTCGCCGTATCCGCGATGTCCGTCTCTCAGGTTCTGCAGAACGCTGTCGATGTGGCTTACATCAATGTGCAGACGAGAGAAGGCAACCGCTACTGCCTGGAGCTCACAGAGGCAGGGCTGAGG GTGGTGGGGTATGCCTTTGACCATGTGGATGAGAGTGTGACGACGCAGTACCATGAAActgtttattccctgctggacTCCCTCAGCCCTGCTTACAGAGAAGCCTTTGGAAATGCCCTGCTGCAGAGACTAGAGAGGCTGAAACAAaatggacagtaa
- the isca2 gene encoding iron-sulfur cluster assembly 2 homolog, mitochondrial isoform X1, with protein MLVTAIYGARTLAKSLVRVSAVIFCRSSQQLWLQSSLGPVRQCLSVASTWPIRWNSSSTQQRPTEMDSFQDQIFLSDTCVKRLSEIMQKGEFLRVQVEGGGCSGFQYKFSVDSVKNKEDRVFEKRGVEVVVDQDSLEFIKGATLDFSEELIRSSFQVVNNPQAEHGCSCGTSFSIKV; from the exons ATGTTGGTGACGGCTATCTACGGGGCTAGGACACTTGCTAAGAGTTTAGTAAG GGTGTCTGCTGTGATCTTTTGCAGGTCTAGCCAGCAGTTATGGCTGCAGAGCTCTCTGGGgcctgtgagacagtgtctgtCTGTGGCTTCCACCTGGCCTATACGATGGAACAGCTCTTCAACCCAGCAGAGACCAACAGAAATGGACTCTTTTCAGGATCAGATCTTCCTTAGCGATACGTGTGTAAAG AGGCTAAGTGAAATAATGCAGAAGGGAGAATTTCTGCGGGTGCAAGTGGAAGGTGGAGGCTGCTCTGGATTTCAGTATAAATTTTCTGTGGACAGTGTGAAGAACAAAGAAGACAG agtgtttgaaaagaggGGCGTGGAGGTCGTCGTTGACCAGGACAGTCTGGAGTTTATTAAGGGAGCGACACTGGATTTCAGCGAGGAGCTGATCCGCTCCTCCTTCCAGGTGGTAAATAACCCGCAGGCCGAGCACGGCTGCTCCTGTGGCACGTCCTTCTCCATCAAGGTCTGA
- the LOC102689997 gene encoding NPC intracellular cholesterol transporter 2 codes for MEYRVAALLFVSLFAFTAAEPVTFIDCGSKEGKILTIEVNPCPKQPCELKKGQSYSVNVTFNSEIESKTSKAVVHGVVAGLPVPFPIPNDDGCKSGIECPIQKQKTYSYVNQLPVKAEYPCIKLVVEWELRDDSNNDLFCVKFPVQITS; via the exons ATGGAGTACCGTGTTGCTGCACTCCTCTTTGTTTCTCTATTTGCTTTCACAGCAGCCGAACCTGTTACATTTATTGATTGTG GATCCAAGGAGGGGAAAATATTGACCATTGAAGTCAATCCTTGTCCAAAGCAGCCTTGTGAACTTAAGAAAGGACAGTCTTATTCTGTCAATGTGACCTTCAACAGTG AGATTGAAAGCAAGACCAGCAAGGCTGTGGTGCATGGAGTCGTCGCTGGTCTTCCTGTTCCCTTTCCAATTCCCAATGATGACGGCTGCAAATCGGGAATCGAGTGCCCTATTCAGAAGCAGAAAACCTACAGCTATGTGAACCAGCTGCCTGTAAAAGCTGAATACCCTTGT ataAAACTGGTTGTGGAATGGGAGCTGAGAGATGATAGTAATAATGACCTCTTTTGTGTCAAATTCCCAGTGCAAATCACAAGTTAA
- the isca2 gene encoding iron-sulfur cluster assembly 2 homolog, mitochondrial isoform X2 codes for MLVTAIYGARTLAKSLVRSSQQLWLQSSLGPVRQCLSVASTWPIRWNSSSTQQRPTEMDSFQDQIFLSDTCVKRLSEIMQKGEFLRVQVEGGGCSGFQYKFSVDSVKNKEDRVFEKRGVEVVVDQDSLEFIKGATLDFSEELIRSSFQVVNNPQAEHGCSCGTSFSIKV; via the exons ATGTTGGTGACGGCTATCTACGGGGCTAGGACACTTGCTAAGAGTTTAGTAAG GTCTAGCCAGCAGTTATGGCTGCAGAGCTCTCTGGGgcctgtgagacagtgtctgtCTGTGGCTTCCACCTGGCCTATACGATGGAACAGCTCTTCAACCCAGCAGAGACCAACAGAAATGGACTCTTTTCAGGATCAGATCTTCCTTAGCGATACGTGTGTAAAG AGGCTAAGTGAAATAATGCAGAAGGGAGAATTTCTGCGGGTGCAAGTGGAAGGTGGAGGCTGCTCTGGATTTCAGTATAAATTTTCTGTGGACAGTGTGAAGAACAAAGAAGACAG agtgtttgaaaagaggGGCGTGGAGGTCGTCGTTGACCAGGACAGTCTGGAGTTTATTAAGGGAGCGACACTGGATTTCAGCGAGGAGCTGATCCGCTCCTCCTTCCAGGTGGTAAATAACCCGCAGGCCGAGCACGGCTGCTCCTGTGGCACGTCCTTCTCCATCAAGGTCTGA
- the gskip gene encoding GSK3-beta interaction protein isoform X1, which produces MSRKNSVDLSSEERMEVDCNPGSQSREAFEDTGELADVKDMRQEAEAVVNDVLFAVSAMSVSQVLQNAVDVAYINVQTREGNRYCLELTEAGLRVVGYAFDHVDESVTTQYHETVYSLLDSLSPAYREAFGNALLQRLERLKQNGQ; this is translated from the exons ATGAGCCGGAAGAATAGTGTAGATTTATCCTCGGAGGAG AGGATGGAAGTAGACTGTAACCCGGGCAGCCAGAGTAGAGAGGCATTTGAAGACACCGGGGAGCTCGCAGACGTGAAGGACATGAGACAGGAAGCCGAAGCCGTGGTCAACGACGTTCTCTTCGCCGTATCCGCGATGTCCGTCTCTCAGGTTCTGCAGAACGCTGTCGATGTGGCTTACATCAATGTGCAGACGAGAGAAGGCAACCGCTACTGCCTGGAGCTCACAGAGGCAGGGCTGAGG GTGGTGGGGTATGCCTTTGACCATGTGGATGAGAGTGTGACGACGCAGTACCATGAAActgtttattccctgctggacTCCCTCAGCCCTGCTTACAGAGAAGCCTTTGGAAATGCCCTGCTGCAGAGACTAGAGAGGCTGAAACAAaatggacagtaa